A region of the Bryobacteraceae bacterium genome:
CTGCGCCTTCGAGCACGGAAACGAGACTGCCATTGAGGCCGGAGCTGACGGCGAAGACGGTGCCGCGGACGCGCACCTCGGTGTCGCGTGTCTGCACGCGAAGGGTGCCGCGCCGCTGTCTGGCGGCCTCGACGAAGACGTCGCCGCGCGTCATCTGCACGGTGGCGCCGCTCCAGGCGCCGATGAGGGCCAGCTCGGTGCGTTCGTTGACTTCCACCCGGGAGCCGTCGGCCAGCCGCAGCAGCAGGCGTCCGCCGGCGGCCGTGCGCACCGGCACGCCGTCGCCGATGGGGGCGCCGGCGGCGAGGGGCTGGTTCTCGGGGCCATAGGCCGGCCCCTGGGCCTTCTCGACGACCGCGCGCGGCCCGGAAGGCGCCATCCACCGGTCGATCCGGTCGCGTCCGGCATAGATCAGCAGCGCGGCCACGCCCGCGGCCATCGCCCAGACGCGCGCCTGCGGCCAGCGCGAGGGGCGGGCGGAAGGCATCGTCACCACCCGCGGCGCCCCCCGCAGTTCGGCGAAGGCACGGCGGCAGGCCGCGCAGCGCGCCAGGTGATCTTCAAGCAGCCATTGGCGGCTCTTTTCGAGACGGCCTTCCGCATACGGTTCGAGCATCGCGCGGAATCCGGCGCAGCGCGCCTCCGGCGAGGTCATCAGTTTTTCCCACACTCGTGCCCGCGCCGCCTCTTCTTCCGCAGCGGGCGCCGACTCGTTCCGCATCGCTTCCAGGGCTCTTTCCAGCCTGTCGTCCTTCATGTCTCCCTCCCGCTTCATCTCGCGAGTTCCTCCTGGAGCCAGCGGCGGATGCGGTGCAGCCGCACGCCGATGGTGGAGCGCTCCAGCCCGTACATCCGTGCAATTTCCGTGTTGGAGATTCCCTCGATGTAGCGGAGCGCGAAGAGTTCCGCGTCCTGCGGCTCGAGCGTGGCGAGCGCGCGGCGGAGGCGTTCCCTGAGCAGCGGCGAGCTGTCCGGGGCCGGATGAGGCAGGCTCTCGTCGAGCTGCGCCTCGGCCCGGTGACCGCGCGCCCGAAGCACGTCCAGGGCGGCGTTGGCCGCAGCGCGCCGGAAGTAATGCTCCGGCGCGATGGCTTCGTCGATGCGCGGGCCCTGCCGAAGCACGCGGAGAAACACGGTCTGGAGGGCGTCTTCGGCGTCTTCCGGCCGGCCGGTGATCCGCAGCGCCGTCCGATAGACGACGCCCGCGTACTTCTCATACAGGGCGGCGAATTCGTCGGGCGGCGCCATGGGGGGCAGTGTCTCCTGCCTGGCAGGGCTCGCTGACATTGTCATGTTGCGCCTCACCCTGCCATACGATGCGCACAGCCGATTATTACACGCCCGTGGAAATTGTCCGGTGCGCCGCGGGGCCGGCGGCACAAAAAAGCCCAGCCCGTCGGCCGGGCTGGGGGGGACCGCGCAGGAATCTTCGGCGGGTGTTCGCCAGTCGTTGGATCAGCCGCGGCGCCTGCGGCGAACGACCAGCACTTCTTCCCCTTCGAGCTGCGACTCCAGCTCCCGGAGCTCGCGCTCCAGGATGGCGCGCTCGATCTCTTCGGACACCTCCCCCGCGTCATCCAGGCTGCGGATCTGGTCGATCCGCTCCAGGATCTCCTTTTCGAGCTGAAGGCGTTCGTTCAGGTTCACTGTGTCCTCCCGGGCGTTTTGCCCTTCCACTGGTTCAGACGCTTCCGCGCGCCGATCGTTCCACAAAAGACAACGGAAATTTCGCGGGGATTTTTACCCGCCACCGGGCGGAAGAGAAGCTGCGCTCCGCCTGATCCCACGGAAATCAATGCAGGTCCGCAGGCCCATGCACGTGGCTCCCGACGATCGAAAAACCGGCCCCGGGCCGGGCTCCGCCGTCCTGAATCAGATGAAGTCATCCGGTTTCTCTGATATCGTGGAGCGGGAACTTCCAGCCATGGCTGCCGACATGCAGGAACTCTACGCGCAGCGGCTGAACCGCTATGTGACCGCCATGCGGAACGGCAGGCCGGACCGCGTGCCCATCCGTCCGTTCGCCGCCGAGTTCACCGCGCGCCACTGCGGCATGACCGCACAGCAGGTAACGCATGACTACCGCCAGGCGTTCGAGGCGGTAATCCGCTGCTGCCGCGACTACGACTGGGACGCCGCCGTGCCCAACATGGTCTACGTCTGGACTGGCCTCGTGCAGGCGGCCGGCCTGCGTTATTACGCCATCCCGGGCATCGATGTCGACGAGCACACGGGCTTTCAGTACCGCGAGCCGGACATGGAGCACGCCTGGATGCGGCGCGAAGAATATGACGAGTTCATTGAGGACCCGGTGGCGTTTCTGTGGACGAAATGGCTGCCGCGCATCTCGGCCGAATATGAAAAATCCCCGATGCGGCGCGACCTGGCGCTGGTGAAAAGCGCCTGGGCGATGGCCGATTATTTCTCCGCATTCGGCCCCCAGGTGCAGCGGATGAAGGAGGAAACGGGCACGGTTTCCGCCATCAGCGGCATGCTGAAGGCGCCGCTCGACGTGCTGGCCGACAAGTTCCGCGGATATGTGGGCCTGGCCTTTGATCTGAAGGAGATCCCTGAGAAAGTGGCGGCGGCCTGCCGGGCGCTGATGCCGCACCTCGGGCAGATCGCCCTGTCCGGGCTGGACCCGGAGCGCTGCCTTCCCGTCCCGGTGTGGCTTCACCGCAGTTGCGTGCCGTTCATCTCCCGGGAGCACTTCGACACGATCTTCTGGCCGACGTTCCGCCCGCTGGTGGAGGCCGTCTGGGCAAAGGGCAATCAGGTATTGTTCTACGCCGAGGGCCGGTGGGACGCCCATCTGGACACGTTTGCGACGCTGCCGGCCGGGAGCATCATCTATCACATGGACCGCGGCGACCCGAAACTGTGCGCGGAAAAACTGGGCAAGAAGTTCTGCCTGAGCGGCGGCGTGCCCAATGCGCTGCTCGCTTTTGGAACGCCAGAGCAGGTGCGGGCCAGATGCAAAGAACTGATTGACGTTTGCGGAGAAAACGGCGGCTATATCATGGACGCATCGGCCATCATTCAGAGCGATGCGCGGGTGGAAAATGTGCGCGCCATGACGGAATTCACGCGCGAATATGGCGTGTACTGCTCCTCGCCGTGCTCCGCTCCGCCGCCTCCGCCGCCCGCGGAGCGGTGCCCGGCGCCGGACCTCGGACCGCCGCGGCGCTGCTTCCGCTGGGAGGAAAAACTGATGGAGATCCCGGCGATCCGCGGCGACGCCGGACTCTGCCGCCGCATCTGGAACGACCTGGACTCCTTCGCCTACACGTGGATCTGGCATCTGGTGCTGAGCTTCTGACAGGCCGGGCGGCCGCCTGCGGAGTGTATAGTGTCTCCATCAGGAGCCGCGCGATGAAGTGCCACATCGTTCTTGCCGTATTGCTGGGCGCCGGGGCCGCGCTGGCCCAGCCCGGAGTGTTCACAAAGGACCATCTGATCCGCTACACGCCGGAATGGAAGGGCGAACGTTTTCCCGACGGACGGCCGAGGGTGCCGGACGGGATTCTGAAGAGAATGCGCGAGGTGACGCTGGAAGAGGCGTGGGCGGTGCTGCGCAATGAGGGATACAACTACCAGTACGAGGACGGATGGCTGGAGATCCATCCGGGCAAGGTTCTCGTCGGCCGCGCGCTGACGGCCGCCTGGGTGCCGGGCCGGCCCGACATCCACCGTGTGATTGAGGCGGAGGGGAAACGCGACGGCCGCGTGGGCGCGCCCAACGCGTGGCCGGTGGACCTGCTTCAGCCCGGCGACGTGTACGTCTGCGACCATTTCGGCCTGAAGATCGACGGACCGTCCATTGGCGACAATGTCGGCAACGCCATTTACGCCAAATCCGGAAATGGCATTGTGTATGACGGCGCGGTCCGGGACATTGCCGGCCTGAAAGAGCTGGAGAATTTCGTCTCTTTCGTGCGCTTTTATCACCCGTCGCATCATTACAGCAGCTCGGGGCCGCGGCTGAATTCGACGCTCATTTCGATTAATGCGCCGGTCCGGATCGGCCGCGCCACGGTGATGCCGGGCGACGTGGTGCTGGGCCGCGACGGCGGCGTGATCTTCATTCCGCCGCATCTGGCGGAGAAGGTGGTGGTGACGAGCGAGATCGTCCGGCTGCGCGACATGTTCGGCCACCAGCGGCTGCGGGAGGGCAAGTACACGCCGGGCCAGATTGACGCGCGCTGGACGCCGGAAATCGAGAAGGATTTCACCGAATGGCTGCGGCAGCACATGGACAGGCTGCCGGTTCCGAAGGAGCAGATCCAGGAGATCCTCAAGCAGCGCACCTGGTAGGCGCGCGCACGGTTTGCATGGCGTGCGCCCGCTACAATGAAGCTGAACGCCATGCATAGCAAGAATTCGTTCAACGCCGCCGCCGCCCTCCGCGTGGGCGGACGCGAATACCAGATCTTCCGGCTGGACGCTTTGGAAAAGGCGGGCTTCCGGCTGGACCGGATTCCCTACTCGATCAAGGTCCTGCTCGAAAACCTCCTCCGCTGGGAGGACGGCGAGGTCGTCCGGCGTGACGACATCGAGTATGTGGCGCGCTGGGAGCCGCGCGGGCCGGCGCAGGAGATCCAGTTCATGCCGGCGCGGGTGATCCTTCAGGACTTCACCGGCGTTCCCTGTGTAGTGGATCTGGCCGCCATGCGCGACGCGCTGAGCAGGATGGGCAAGGATCCCAAGCGCGCCAATCCGCTGATTCCCGTGGATCTCGTCATCGACCATTCGGTGCAGGTGGACGAGTTCGGCACGCCGAAGGCGTTTGAGCAGAACGTACTGCTCGAATACCAGCGCAACCGCGAGCGCTACGCGCTGCTGCGGTGGGCGCAGAAGGCGTTTTCGAACTTCCGGGCCGTGCCGCCGGGAACGGGCATCGTGCACCAGGTGAACCTGGAGTATCTGGCCACGGCGGTGGTGGCGCGCGACGGGATGGCCTTCCCGGACACGGTGGTCGGCACGGACTCGCACACGACGATGATCAACGGCCTCGGCGTGGTGGGCTGGGGCGTGGGCGGGATCGAGGCCGAGGCGTGCATGCTGGGCCAGCCGATCTCGATGCTGCTGCCCCAGGTGGTGGGCTTCCGACTGTACGGCAAGCCGCGCGAGGGCGTCACAGCGACGGACGTCGTGCTCACGGTGACGCAGATGCTGCGGAAGAAGGGCGTGGTGGGCAAGTTTGTCGAGTTCTACGGGCCGGGCGTGTTTGAGCTGCCGCTGGCCGACCGCGCCACCATCGCCAACATGGCGCCCGAATACGGCGCCACCATCGGCATCTTCCCGGTGGATGCGCAGACGCTTGCCTACCTGCGGATGACCAACCGGCCGAAGGAGCTCATCGAGCTGGTGGAGGCATACTACAGCGAGCAGGGCATGTTCCTGACGAAGGACTCGCCGGAGCCGGAGTTCAGTGACACGATCGAACTGGACCTCGCCTCGGTGGAGCCTTCGATGGCGGGGCCGAAGCGCCCGCAGGACCGGCTGTCGCTGTCCGAGGTGAAGGCGAATTTCCTTTCGACGCTGACCCAGCCGAAGCGGGAGACGGCGGTGGTGAGCGACGGCGCGGTGGTGATCGCCGCCATCACTTCGTGCACGAACACATCGAACCCGTCGGTGATGCTGGGTGCGGGCATTCTGGCGAGGAAGGCGGTGGAAAAGGGACTCACGGTGAAGCCGTGGGTGAAGACGTCGCTGGCGCCTGGCTCGAAGGTGGTCACCGACTACCTGCGCGAGTCCGGCCTGCTTCCTTACCTGGAGCAGCTCCGGTTCCACCTGGTGGGATACGGCTGCACCACCTGCATCGGCAACTCCGGGCCGCTGCCGGAGGAGGTCTCGAAGGCGGTGGCGGAGAACAAGCTTGTGGTGGCCAGCGTGCTCAGCGGGAACCGCAACTTTGAGGGGCGCGTGAATCCGCAGGTCCGCGCCAACTATCTGGCCTCGCCGCCGCTGGTGGTCGCCTACGCGATTGCCGGCCGCATCGACATCGACCTGGTAAACGAGCCGCTGGGCACGGGCAAGGACGGCCAGCCCGTGTATCTGCGCGACATCTGGCCGACCAGCGAAGAGGTGCTGGATGCGGTGAACCGGTTCGTGAAACCGGAGATGTTCGCGCACGAATACGGGCGGGTGTTTGAAGGCGATGCCATGTGGCAGGGCATCCAGACCCCTGAAGGGGACACCTTCGCCTGGGACCCGAACTCCACCTACATCAAGCACCCGCCGTATTTTGAGCAGATGCGCGACCCGTCGGCTCCGGCGGAGGACATCCGCGGCGCGCGCGTGCTGGCGATGCTTGGCGACTCCATCACGACCGACCACATCTCGCCGGCCGGGAGCATTCCGGTGAACAGCCCCGCGGGGCAGTACCTGATCTCCCGCGGCGTGCAGCCGAAGGACTTCAACAGTTACGGTTCGCGACGCGGCAACGACGACGTGATGGTGCGGGGGACGCTGGCCAACATCCGCCTGCGCAACGAGCTCGTGCCCGGCGTCGAGGGCGGATACACGGCGATGGAGCCGGGCGGCCAGGCGATGTTCATCTACGACGCCAGCGTGGAATACCGCAAGCGGGGCGTGCCGCTGCTGATCATCGCGGGCAAGGAGTACGGCTCCGGGTCCTCGCGCGACTGGGCGGCCAAGGGCGTGGCGCTGCTCGGCGTGCGCGCGGTCATCGCCGAGTCATTTGAGCGCATCCACCGCTCGAACCTCGTCGGGATGGGGGTGCTGCCGCTGGAGTTCATGGAAGGGCAGACGCGTCAGTCGCTCGGGCTGACGGGCTTTGAGACATATTCGATCGAAAATGTTCTGGGGCCCGTGGCCACCGTGCGTGCCGTGGATGCGGGGGGCGGGGAGAAGACGTTCCGCGTCCGCGTCCGGATAGACACGCCGCGCGAGCGCGACTACTTCCTTTCGGGCGGCATTCTGCCCTACGTGTTGCGGCAGCTTGCCCGGGGCTGAGCACCGGCGCAGGGAGCCCGCACGGCGCCGTCAGCGGCGTTTGTGCGGGCTCTTCCGCTCGAGCCACACGCGCAGCCCGAAGGGCAGCAGCTCGCCGAGCGCCGCGCCGATGCGGTACTGCCAGCCGGGAATCACAAACAGCTTGCCGCTTTCGAGTCCCCGCAGGCTGGCCTCGACGACCTCGCCCGCGTCCATCCACAGCCACCTGGGCACCCTGTTTCGGTCGACGCCGAGCACGTCGTGAAATTCGGTGTAGGTGAAGCCTGGGCACAGCGCCTGGACTTTGACTGGGGAGCCGAGCAGGTCGAGCTCGATGCGCAGGCCCTCGGTGAAGTCGTTCATCCAGCCTTTGGTGGCGCAGTAGCTCACGTTGCCGCCGCTGCGCCAGAAGCCGGCCACGGAGCTAACGTTGATGACCGCCCCGCTGCCGCGGCGGATCATGCCAGGCAGCACGGCGCGGGTCAGGCGCATGGTGGCGAGCACGTGCAGGTTCACCATTTCCACCTGCCGGGCGTAGTCGGTTTCGTGGAAGAAGCCCAGCGTGCCGAAGCCGGCGTTGTTGACGAGCAGGTCCGGCGTGGCGCCCGCCTCGATGCGCGCCGCCAGCCCTTCGGCCTCGGCGGGCTTCGACAGGTCGCAGGGGAAGCAGTCGACTTCGACGCCGTGCTGCTTTTCGAGTTCGGCTTTCAGCGCCTCCAGCCGCTGCACGCGCCGGGCCGCCAGCAGCAGCCCGTAGCCGCGCGCCGCCAGCTTGCGCGCAAACGTTTCTCCCAGTCCGCTGGATGCGCCGGTAATGACAGCGAATTTCATGGCCGGTTCAACGTTATCATCGCACGGCTGGCGCACACTGCACGGTACAATACGGCACGATGGAGCCGCGCGCGCAGCACCTGCATACGTATTTCCTGTTTCCGTTCGCGGTGGACAAGGAAGCGGTGATGGCGGACCATCAGCGGGTGTGGTCGAAGCACACGTTGTGGAGCGCCGGGCTGGACGAGTGGATCAACGACCATGCCATGGGCGCGGGCTCGCCCGTTCCCGGAAAGCTGGGCCGCTGGCAGCGGGATCCTTTCCGCCGCTTCGACATGGATTCGTTCGCCTATCAGGACATGGTGTTCTTCCACCCCTTTGTGCGGCGGGTGTTTTTTGACGTCGGCGACGGCATCAGCGGCGAAGGACCGCCGGAGAACATGCTGCGCGTCTATACGATCCCGCTGGCGCATCTGGGCGAGACGGGGCGCAGGCTGGTCTTCTTCGCCGCCGACTCGCGCGGCCGCTCGGCGAGCGCGCAGGTCACCGACCTACGGCTGTTCATGTTCGCCAACGGGATCGGCATTCTCACCATCGGCGTCGAGTGCACGGACATCGGCGTTTCACAGGCGCTGTGGATCAACGAGATGATGCGGAAGGTGTATCCTTCCAGCGGCCGGCAGGTGCGCGAGGGGCGCGTGCCCAACCGGATGGAGCTGCGCCTGGAGGGCGGCGGCGAGACGGCGGTGATCAGCGAGGAACGCTTCTCGCGCTGCGTCATGCGGGGTTACCTGCCGCCGCTCAGCCGCCTGGTCACCGACCTGCTGTATTTCCTGAATTATTCCACGCAGGAGTTCGAGCCGCTCCTGGACGAGCGGATGACGGTGTATTCGTACATGTCGATCGACCCGGCCAGCGTGGGGCCGGGCTTCGAGCAGAGCGAAGAATACGAAATCCTGATGTCGCGCTTCCTGTACGTGGACCGCTGGGGCGACGGCTACCGCTACGAACCCGGGTTTACGCGCGAGGCGATGCGGCGCCAGGTGTACCGGCGATGGGCCCACCAGGGGACGCTCTACGGCTTTACGAGCTATTCCAATGTCACGCTCGTTCTGGGGCGGCACGACTGCGACGAGCACCTGGTCCGCGAGGGTTTCCTCATCCACCGGATGTTCATGTCGCGCTACTACCTCCAGGTGGTGGTCGCGCTGTTTTACCGCGCCACGCTGCTCGACTTCAGCGAGCGGACGGCGCTCGTGTCGCGGAGGTTGAGCCGCAAGTTCGGCTCCTATGACATCACCGAAGAGGACACGCGGCTGGTGGCGCGCCTGATGGCCGAAGTGCAGCTCTTCTCCAATTACTGGTATTTTCGGGAGCTGGCCAACAAGGACGAGGAAATAGAGCACTTTCAGATGCAGTGCGAGGAGTTCCGCGTGCCGGAAATGAAGGCCGAACTCGAGCAGGAGATCGAGAAGCTCAACAATACGCTGGAGCGGATCTACCAGCAACGCAACACCGAATCGATCAACCGCCTGGCGATGTTGAGCATGATTCTCGGCGGAGGGGCGATGATCACGGGCTATTTTGGAATGAATTTCGGCCGGGAATTCGAAGCGCTGTTTTTCCAGGGAGAGAAGCTAAAGGGGCTGCATTATACATCCGTCATTGCGGTGACTCTTCTTGTGGCGGGCTCGCTTCTGTTTGCGACCTATCTGGTCGCCGCCAACTGGAGTGACTACCGCAAAATCCTGCTGCCCTCGCGGCGGGACACGCTGGAAAGCCTGCGGCGCACTGCGGGCTTCGGCGAGGAGCCGGAGGAAGAGGAAGAGCAGCCGTAGCGGACAGGCGGCGCGAGCAGGAAACGGTCAGGCGGCAACCGGCCCGGGCCGAGAACGCCTTGCCGCGCTGCCGTAAGAGGCGAGAGTGAAGCGGCCGCAGGCCGCGAGACCGGGCGGCCACGCGCAGCGGCATGGAATGCTACCGCCATGCGCCCCGCCGCGGCTGATATCCTGAACATCTTGCCTCCGATGACGGCACGCCGGGTTGTGCTACTGGTCCTGCTGGG
Encoded here:
- a CDS encoding DNA-directed RNA polymerase sigma-70 factor → MAPPDEFAALYEKYAGVVYRTALRITGRPEDAEDALQTVFLRVLRQGPRIDEAIAPEHYFRRAAANAALDVLRARGHRAEAQLDESLPHPAPDSSPLLRERLRRALATLEPQDAELFALRYIEGISNTEIARMYGLERSTIGVRLHRIRRWLQEELAR
- a CDS encoding uroporphyrinogen decarboxylase, producing the protein MQVRRPMHVAPDDRKTGPGPGSAVLNQMKSSGFSDIVERELPAMAADMQELYAQRLNRYVTAMRNGRPDRVPIRPFAAEFTARHCGMTAQQVTHDYRQAFEAVIRCCRDYDWDAAVPNMVYVWTGLVQAAGLRYYAIPGIDVDEHTGFQYREPDMEHAWMRREEYDEFIEDPVAFLWTKWLPRISAEYEKSPMRRDLALVKSAWAMADYFSAFGPQVQRMKEETGTVSAISGMLKAPLDVLADKFRGYVGLAFDLKEIPEKVAAACRALMPHLGQIALSGLDPERCLPVPVWLHRSCVPFISREHFDTIFWPTFRPLVEAVWAKGNQVLFYAEGRWDAHLDTFATLPAGSIIYHMDRGDPKLCAEKLGKKFCLSGGVPNALLAFGTPEQVRARCKELIDVCGENGGYIMDASAIIQSDARVENVRAMTEFTREYGVYCSSPCSAPPPPPPAERCPAPDLGPPRRCFRWEEKLMEIPAIRGDAGLCRRIWNDLDSFAYTWIWHLVLSF
- a CDS encoding aconitate hydratase, with the translated sequence MKLNAMHSKNSFNAAAALRVGGREYQIFRLDALEKAGFRLDRIPYSIKVLLENLLRWEDGEVVRRDDIEYVARWEPRGPAQEIQFMPARVILQDFTGVPCVVDLAAMRDALSRMGKDPKRANPLIPVDLVIDHSVQVDEFGTPKAFEQNVLLEYQRNRERYALLRWAQKAFSNFRAVPPGTGIVHQVNLEYLATAVVARDGMAFPDTVVGTDSHTTMINGLGVVGWGVGGIEAEACMLGQPISMLLPQVVGFRLYGKPREGVTATDVVLTVTQMLRKKGVVGKFVEFYGPGVFELPLADRATIANMAPEYGATIGIFPVDAQTLAYLRMTNRPKELIELVEAYYSEQGMFLTKDSPEPEFSDTIELDLASVEPSMAGPKRPQDRLSLSEVKANFLSTLTQPKRETAVVSDGAVVIAAITSCTNTSNPSVMLGAGILARKAVEKGLTVKPWVKTSLAPGSKVVTDYLRESGLLPYLEQLRFHLVGYGCTTCIGNSGPLPEEVSKAVAENKLVVASVLSGNRNFEGRVNPQVRANYLASPPLVVAYAIAGRIDIDLVNEPLGTGKDGQPVYLRDIWPTSEEVLDAVNRFVKPEMFAHEYGRVFEGDAMWQGIQTPEGDTFAWDPNSTYIKHPPYFEQMRDPSAPAEDIRGARVLAMLGDSITTDHISPAGSIPVNSPAGQYLISRGVQPKDFNSYGSRRGNDDVMVRGTLANIRLRNELVPGVEGGYTAMEPGGQAMFIYDASVEYRKRGVPLLIIAGKEYGSGSSRDWAAKGVALLGVRAVIAESFERIHRSNLVGMGVLPLEFMEGQTRQSLGLTGFETYSIENVLGPVATVRAVDAGGGEKTFRVRVRIDTPRERDYFLSGGILPYVLRQLARG
- a CDS encoding putative short chain dehydrogenase/reductase, which translates into the protein MKFAVITGASSGLGETFARKLAARGYGLLLAARRVQRLEALKAELEKQHGVEVDCFPCDLSKPAEAEGLAARIEAGATPDLLVNNAGFGTLGFFHETDYARQVEMVNLHVLATMRLTRAVLPGMIRRGSGAVINVSSVAGFWRSGGNVSYCATKGWMNDFTEGLRIELDLLGSPVKVQALCPGFTYTEFHDVLGVDRNRVPRWLWMDAGEVVEASLRGLESGKLFVIPGWQYRIGAALGELLPFGLRVWLERKSPHKRR